The window AATTATAAAGAAGGCGAAGAAGCCACGCAGTGAAGATATGGAAATTTAAGTAATTCGTAATTCTTAAAATGGAACTTATGATTACTTTTGGTTGATAAAGAAATCAGAATACTTTGGTAATTGATTAATAACTATCAATTCTCTTCCTCAAACAACAAACTTCTATATATTCACAGAGACTTTTACCTCTGTGAGTATATATGAAGGTTTTTGTTTTATCTATAGCCTCTTGTCAGTAAACTTAACAATAGGTCGTTGTAATTATACAGAAAAGGCGCAAGGCATAAATATAACTTAGTATCAAACATAACTACCAACTGCAAAGGGAACTAAAGCCCCCCAATCAATGTCACAAAAGAAGGTAAACATAGACGTAAATACGATTGACTTGGATAATACAGAGTTGCAAAAAGCACTTCAGATTATTCAGTTTACAAACAATTCCCTATTCCTCACTGGAAAAGCAGGAACAGGAAAGTCTACATTTCTACGTTACATTGCTGCGACAACAAAGAAAAAACATATTATTCTTGCACCCACAGGTATAGCTGCTATCAATGCAGGTGGTAGTACACTGCATAGCTTCTTCAAACTTCCATTCTATCCTCTTGTCCCAACTGACAAACGTTATTCTGCTCGTAATCTACGCAGCACAATGAAATACAATGGTGACAAGTGTAAACTTTTGCGGGAAGTCGAACTAATCATTATTGATGAGATTAGTATGGTTAGAGCTGACATCATCGACTTCATCGACAAAGTACTGCGCATATACAATCGTAATATGCGCGAGCCATTCGGTGGGAAACAGCTTCTCTTGGTAGGCGACATTTATCAGTTAGAACCTGTTCTAAAGGAAGAGGATCGTCGACTCCTACAACCCTATTACCCAAGTAGCTACTTCTTTGATGCAAAGGTGTTCCAAGATTATCCACTTGTGAGTATTGAACTCAATAAAGTCTACCGTCAAAACGACCCTCACTTTATTTCTATTCTTGACCATATCCGTACGAATCAGGTTACTGACACAGATTTCAACCATATCAATGAACGTGTTGGTGCAAGTTTGGAGAATACAAACAAGCCGGAAGGAGATTTCACCATTACCCTATCGACTAAGCGAGATACAGTAGACTGGATAAACAATGAAGGACTTGATAGCCTTGATGGAGACCCTGTGATGTTCTTAGGTGAAATCAAAGGAGAGTTTCCTGAGAGTAGCCTCCCTACTCCTATTGAGTTAAACCTCAAGGTGGGAGCACACATCATGTTTATCAAAAATGACATTGAAAAACAATGGGTTAATGGAACCTTAGGTATTATTATCGGTATTGATGAGGAAGCTGGAATCCTCTATGTCCATACAGAAGAGGGAGATGACTTACAGGTGCAACATGAGATGTGGGAGAATATAAGGTACCGATTCAATGAGGAAGAACAACGAATTGAAGAGGAACAAATAGGTACTTATATACAATTCCCCATTAAGTTGGCTTGGGCTATCACTGTACATAAGAGTCAGGGACTAACTTTCAAGAACGTAAATATTGATTTTACAGGCGGTGTCTTTGCTGGTGGTCAGGCATATGTTGCTCTATCACGCTGTACCAGTCTTGAAGGTATTACACTTAAGGAACCACTGCGTAGAAATGAGGTCTTTGTAAGAAGTGAAGTAACACATTTTGCCAGACACTACAACGATAATAATATTATATCGACAGTACTCAAACAGAGCAAGGCTGATAAAGAATACTACGATGCTGTATGTGCTTTCGACAAGGGAGACTTTGATGCTTTCCTGTGTAGCTTTTTTCTTGCTATTCATAGCCGTTATGATATTGAACGACCAGCAGCCAAGCGGTATATCAGACGAAAACTGAACCTCATTAACCAGCTACGTAATGAAAATGAGGAACTTAAGCGACAACAAGCTAAGAAGAATGAGTATCTCAAAGAGCTGTCAGTAGAATATGTTATGATGGGTAAAGAGTGCGAGCGTGAAGAAATGAATGAGGCAGCTATTGCCAATTATGAGAAGGCTATTGCACTCTATCCTGATAATCCAACAGCACAGAAAAGATTGAAGAAATTAAAACATTCAACCGAAAAAGATAATAAATAATGGAGAAGAAAAAGAGTCTTTCAAAAATTATAGCAACAATCGTTTTTGGTATTGTTTTCATCATTATTGCTATTGTGTCTTGTAATCAAAGCAAAACTATAGAAGGCAGTAACAATGGAGATACTGTTGCCGCAAAAGAGTTTATGCCACATGTTGAGAATGGTAAACTAAATGTTGATTTACAGAGCATTACCTCTATTCGCTTTCCTAAGTATAAGACAGCAAAAGCAATACCTTTTATACCCGATTCTGTTAGTTTAGCGGCTGACGAAGAATCGGTTGAAAGTGGAAACTATTCAGCAACACTACTTCTTGATACTATTCCAAGTAAGGAGTTTTATCAGAGAATAGACCTTGCAGCACAGCATGATACGTGTTGGGATATTAACAAATTTGCTTATACTTACGAAAAAAAAGATAAAGCAGGAGGTGTGTATAAAGTCGTATTTAGTAAAGGTGGACAGCAGATATTTGTCACTCATCTTAATAAAGACATGATAAAAAATACGAATCAAACGAAGCCGAACAAATAAACATCA is drawn from Prevotella melaninogenica and contains these coding sequences:
- a CDS encoding ATP-dependent DNA helicase; the encoded protein is MSQKKVNIDVNTIDLDNTELQKALQIIQFTNNSLFLTGKAGTGKSTFLRYIAATTKKKHIILAPTGIAAINAGGSTLHSFFKLPFYPLVPTDKRYSARNLRSTMKYNGDKCKLLREVELIIIDEISMVRADIIDFIDKVLRIYNRNMREPFGGKQLLLVGDIYQLEPVLKEEDRRLLQPYYPSSYFFDAKVFQDYPLVSIELNKVYRQNDPHFISILDHIRTNQVTDTDFNHINERVGASLENTNKPEGDFTITLSTKRDTVDWINNEGLDSLDGDPVMFLGEIKGEFPESSLPTPIELNLKVGAHIMFIKNDIEKQWVNGTLGIIIGIDEEAGILYVHTEEGDDLQVQHEMWENIRYRFNEEEQRIEEEQIGTYIQFPIKLAWAITVHKSQGLTFKNVNIDFTGGVFAGGQAYVALSRCTSLEGITLKEPLRRNEVFVRSEVTHFARHYNDNNIISTVLKQSKADKEYYDAVCAFDKGDFDAFLCSFFLAIHSRYDIERPAAKRYIRRKLNLINQLRNENEELKRQQAKKNEYLKELSVEYVMMGKECEREEMNEAAIANYEKAIALYPDNPTAQKRLKKLKHSTEKDNK